The sequence below is a genomic window from Cicer arietinum cultivar CDC Frontier isolate Library 1 chromosome 6, Cicar.CDCFrontier_v2.0, whole genome shotgun sequence.
caaatataattttaatataaattataaattgttttcataaatcATCTCTGTCAACTTATAAAACTATAAGTTGAGAACAGTTTACAGACATGATATATACTGTTTTTAAAGTTTTCGCAAACAGTCTCACAAATGTTTACGTTTGtagataagttcaaataagtaaatttaaatatacgaaaagaaaaagaaagaaacttggtttttttgtttgtaaagaAACAAGAGCTTTACCTGTTCAACAATCTTCTTGGAGGCAGGTGCATGACATTTTCCCATAATAAACTCACCACAGAAACCCAAAGGATCACCATAGCTTGCAAAATCAACAGCAATAATGGTTTTGTGGTTTGGACACTTGAGGGAAGCTTGTGGACCCAGGTTGTCCACAATAGGTGTGAGTTTTTGGTCCTTACTTGCCCATGAATTAACATTGGGTGGGTGATTCTCTGTAATGTAACTGCATACTGTATCTCTGTTCACAATTTGGATCACAACCTTTTCTGGACTTGCTGCCTCTTCTTCCAATATAACAAGCAAGTTGTTTTTTGATTTTGCATTAAAGAAAGATCTTGGAATGTGGTACCTGATACAAGTAAAGTAAGTAACTATCTCAAAATggataaaatacaaaaatataaagaaaaaaacattaCTTAGTTTTACATTTGGAAATCTAGGACAACGTTTTGTTAATCTGTGTTTCAAAATTGCTTACTCTGACTGAGTAGGCTTTCCAAGAGGAGAGAGGTAGCTCAACCAGTGACGACCAACACTTTCACCATTGATCCAAATCATTCCTTTTCCCATACCATCCAATTTGATGGCAACTGGACCCTTTCCCTCTGGTGTTTCAAAATTTGTCTGCAAAATGAATATAGaatcataaaataattcaaaagtgTTTGATTGAATCttgttagaaataaaaaaatacaaattacaagttacaacattttaatgtaaaatagcCAATACCTTGTACCAAGAGAGAGGTGGTCCATGTCCCTTGACCTCTTTCCATTGTACTTTCTTTGATCCCTCCTCAGTGAAAATGCTATGCTTCTCACCATAGAGACCAACCTGTAAATTCACATCAGTTCAATTATTCAATCCCACTTGTTCAAGAGTGTTTTCGCTTTGGTCATTCTTTGTcatctttaatatttattttcacatCCTTTTAATAGGTTTTTATATTAGACTTAACTCATCTATACAAAACTAGTTTGTAAGTTGAGCCTTGTAATCTCCTTTCAATGCGAAACTTGAGTTTTTTCCGATGCTTTTGTTTAAAGTTTTTTCAAATGATAGATAAAAAATACCTGATGACCCCAACCATTAACAGTGAGACCAATTGTTCCAGAGTTCAAACCAAGGATGGTTATGGTCTTAGGTCCAGCATACCTATGTTCCATGTATGCTCCACTATCCTGTGTATTTAAAAGGGATGCATAAAAATGTTATTGTTCTCCttgaaacttaaaaaaataagcCAAAGTGCtacaaatttgaattaaatgaagaaaaaaaaagttaaggcTCTTACAGGGAGTCCTACTAAGGAACCCAAGATAGCTATTTGGTTAACTCCAACCTTGAAGCTTACAGGCTTCTGAAATTCAAAACCTTTCTCTTCATGGCTACCATGATTGGATCCTTTAAACCatgaacaaaattataaaaaaatgaaccgAACTAAATATTAGAACtgtttataaaacaaaaaaccgCAGCACAACGAAAAACCAAAATGTGACGTATAGTTCACGAACCAAACTAAACTACTAGTTCAATTTGGTTTGTGAACTACCTATGACAGTCCGAATTTTTGGTGCGGTTTGGTTCaggttttgatattttttaacaagtgtATAGCACTTGATCATTTATCAATCTAAGTACATTGGATTGACCAATTTCCTTATAGAATTCAAATCTCTGTGTTCTTACCAATGTATTCTCCATTTACAAAGGCAAGTAATGAATGGCCAAGGCTCATAATTCGAAGAACTGGTGATATCTCATTCTTCTTGGGCAAGTCTTCTGGACCCAATTCCACACTGCAGTTAATATATTTCAGTTTCACAATGTCTCATATAGCAGCATTTGCTTATTtgagtttatattatataacatAAACAAACACTAGTAAAAATAACTTATGGCATGTTTATATATAATCTGTTTTCACTTTATTTAAACAACTTTTACATAATAGCTTATAAAAACAAGTTATGAAGATTATAGAAACAACTTATAACTAAGCACTTATATAGCAAACGCTTGTTGTATAAGTGTTTGATTAagttattttatgtaaaattccttaaaaatactaaatgatGGGAATGTGGAATAAATAGAGAAAGTTAGAGAATGAAATCACCTTGTGGTGTACCATCCATAATCAGTGGTGTCCTTAAGCATGCTGTAAAGCTCTGCAGGAACTTTTTTACTGGGTGGCAATTCCTTTGTAGTTGGAATGGGCTCAGTAAACACCTCCCACTTGTGATTGTTTGCATTCTTTGACTGCTTGAAGTTTCTTGAATTGTGTTGTGAAGCAATCTGATTATCATAAAGTAAGTTAGCTACATGAACTGTAGGCTAATTAAAGAcaactcaaaaaataaataaagttactTAAGGGATAAAAAACATTTTACATTTTGAGTGTTGAAGACTACAGTTTTGCAATCAGGAAGAATGCTGATTGAACGTGGTGGCAAATAATAGTTTGAGCCTCTGAATTGAATTGTTTTTGCCATTTTGGTGTGGTTGTTTGTGATGAAAGCAGCACATAAATTACTGCCTTTATTTTCATATACTATAACCTGCATAGTTTGTAATTTCAGCTTAGTTTAAAGTGTAAGTAACATTACATACCTTTCTTCACTATAATACAGTATTGTCAAATAGTGGCTATAATAGTACTATAGCACTGTAGAACAacataatttgaataaattgttAGTGTTTTGTGAT
It includes:
- the LOC101511788 gene encoding beta-galactosidase 13-like, with the protein product MSSTSILKLLSFTFLSIFTIVSASYQEGKKTVTYDGRSLIINGKRELFFSGSIHYPRSTPDMWPEILDKARHGGLNLIQTYVFWNVHEADKGQLSFEGRYDLVKFIKLVQEKGMYVTLRVGPFIQAEWNHGGLPYWLREVPDIIFRSNNEPFKKHMKEYVSSVVEKMREAKLFAPQGGPIILAQIENEYNHIQLAYEADGDNYVQWAAKMAISLDVGVPWIMCKQKDAPDPVINACNGRHCGDTFTGPNKPYKPSIWTENWTAQYRVFGDPPSQRSAEDIAFSVARFFSKNGSLVNYYMYHGGTNFGRTSSAFTTTRYYDEAPLDEFGLQRDPKWSHLKDVHKALSLCKKPLLNGEPTTQKISQFHEVIVYENKGSNLCAAFITNNHTKMAKTIQFRGSNYYLPPRSISILPDCKTVVFNTQNIASQHNSRNFKQSKNANNHKWEVFTEPIPTTKELPPSKKVPAELYSMLKDTTDYGWYTTSVELGPEDLPKKNEISPVLRIMSLGHSLLAFVNGEYIGSNHGSHEEKGFEFQKPVSFKVGVNQIAILGSLVGLPDSGAYMEHRYAGPKTITILGLNSGTIGLTVNGWGHQVGLYGEKHSIFTEEGSKKVQWKEVKGHGPPLSWYKTNFETPEGKGPVAIKLDGMGKGMIWINGESVGRHWLSYLSPLGKPTQSEYHIPRSFFNAKSKNNLLVILEEEAASPEKVVIQIVNRDTVCSYITENHPPNVNSWASKDQKLTPIVDNLGPQASLKCPNHKTIIAVDFASYGDPLGFCGEFIMGKCHAPASKKIVEQHCLGKESCSVPMNKASFTNGQDGCPDVMKTLAIQVQCGGTRKPSSR